The sequence below is a genomic window from Nicotiana tomentosiformis chromosome 6, ASM39032v3, whole genome shotgun sequence.
TCCATAGGGTATGGCATGAGTCTTGGTGCCATttagaaccctatcaagaagctggATTATAGACCCAGGCCAATTAATCTTTCTCCCACTGTCCAAACACTCCATGAGGACCAAGTCCATGAATGTTTTAATGCGCCTCCTTTCTTGCTTTGTCAGAACACACTTGTTGACAAATTCGAACAACACTTTGTGGGGTGGCTTTATCTCACTTTTATAGACAACCTTGGTCTCAATTTCCTCCTCATTGTCACTGAATTTTCTAGTAATGGCAAGGATAGTAGAAAGATTTTCTAGGCTTGGCCACTTGAGCTTCTTATAGTCATTGTACCCCTCAGTAGGTACACCCAGAATCTCTCCCATCTCCTTCACATCAAATGTGACTTTCACTCCTTTCACCATACTGGTAACCCTTCCATCTTTTACCTCACCATTGGCCACAAACTTCACAATTTCATTCCTGGCCAGCCTGCCATCCAACTAAAGGACCATGTCCTCCTATCCTTGCAACTGCAACTTCTCCAAAAGCATTACCATtccttcctcctccaagtccctGAGGAGTCTTCCTTTCAAAATTGTTCTATtgccaaacttggccatcttgTCTCTCTCAGTGTTAGAATCATCTTCTTCCTCTCCACCCCATTCTTTTTACTCCATAATTTTTACTTGTCTTGATTTCACAACAGACCTGGTTCTTTTAGCCAAAGTGGATGGTTCAACGGACTTTGATTTTGAAATAGACTTCTTGGTGGAAGTCTTGGCTTTTTTAGCTTTGGGAGTCAGAACCTCCATTTTTTCTATTTCATCTTCATCTCGAAGGACCAAGTCTATCTCATCAATTTCAACAGCCTCAACAGGCTCACTCACCTTCTTCTTTCCCTTAGCAAcaacttttcttttactttcttctAAGGCTTTGTTCAGCtcagcctcactctgcttcttctgactTCTTGTGGCTCTTCCTCTTGTGGGAGGAATTTCAACAGGGATAGAAGAAACAACATTCCTTTTCTTGTTTGCCCTAGCAGTGCCAGGGGTTTTAGTCTTTGAACTTCCTTTCTTCTTTGAATTATAACTCTCAATCACTCTTTTTAGTAGGTCTACGAGGGTTTCTTATTCTGAAGAAACAGGTTTATCTACATTTTTCCCAAGTTGAACCAGCCCTTTAGCAActtcgccagacccacttccccctgtTTTCTTCACACTCTCCTTTATTCCAGCAGATTCCTCTCCCCAAATAACCATTGCACTTGTATCTTTGGTTAGACTgacaggagtgggtgaagaatcaaccactcttttaccTTTTTCCCTCACAACATTTTGAACAcccttgctctctttttcttttccttttttatttttaccaccaactcCTCCAGATTCAGTAATTTCAACGTGTGCCATAGACCCTACTAGtacaaacctattctccaaatttgtaGCAACTTTAGAAATTATTTTAGGAGTAAGTATAGGGCCAGAAGATACCTGCTCAGTTTCAGAAGAAacagtttcttccccctcagtagcaGATTTTAATGATTTATCAGATTTCTGGGGTTCTTCTTCCCTACCCACTTTCtgtttttcatttattttcttcatttgttCTCTCCCCGAAACAAccttgcgagcaagcatctttactcttttcttagaggTTAGGGTGGTGGAAGGGGTGATAGTGGGTGTGGAAGTGGTTTCTTGTGGTGGTGATAAAGGATTCTCAAGAGTGTTTTCCATTTCTGTGCTTAGGTATGGAAGAAAACAAAGTTGGATTATGTTTGGAAGACGAGGGAAGATGGAGAGTATTTTGACGGCTTGAAAGAGATGAAGTGAAGAAGACACTAAGCCTAATCAATTTAAAGAGAAATGATTAATGGGGTAACGACAGCTTttcagaagtctaatcaaacAAAATTTCAGTTTTGAAATGATGTTGGATTCTATCCCTATAATCTAGGCAATTCAATTTGGTTAGGACTCTTTTGAACGGAACTGGTTTACTTGTAACGGATAagttcaaaataaatttgggattaTACGGGACTCTACTTTTaatcataatccaaatataattatttcaaattatgcagagtgtagaaaacataccgagtgatcttgatgaaccaggttcttcactgagaattctcttgtgtaagtctaaattttccaaaatagagaaaatatcattagagattaatgagtcattttagcacatggcacaagagtatactattgaaagtatgagtcTGAGTAAgatctaatctaattatgtacaaaatttacaaaaattctaaccaaaaacaaaaattcatttttttttcaattgtGAATTTGACttggtccttttaggtgatcttaattatccctaattctaacatgttcctttcaaagtgatctctacttagagatTTTGTGAATATGTCAGCTATTtccttgtcagtagcacaaaattccacagtgatcaaaccATTTTCATAGTTGTCcttcaaaaagtgatgcctaacatctatgtgcttagttctcttgtgatgaaccaggttcgtggtcatactaattgcactagtgttatcacaaaagatggggatacaactaatattaatttcaaagttcattaattgttgtttgatccacaaaaattgagcacaacataaggcagcaacaacatactcagcttcagcagtagataagggcacataattttgctttttggtgacccaagacacaagacatgagctaaGAAAATGTGCCATAcatgaggtgctctttctatccacaagaaaacctgcataatcagcatcaacatatcccactagattgaaattactaccttttggataccatagacacaagtcagtggtgccttttaggtatctcaaaatCCTTTTGACAGCAGTCAaatgagactcctttggattcgcttgaaatcttgcacaaaggcctacactgaaaataatgtcaggtctactagcagtgagatacaacaatgagccaatcatttcCCTATaaaacttctgatcaacagataaaccaggttcatctatatccaactttgtagttgttgcaataggagtgtcaatttctttggaatcttccattttaaaccttttaagcaactcttttacatacttctacTGTGGATcgtagttccatttgaattttatttaatttgtaagcctaaaaagaaattaagctcacccatcatactcatttcaaattcactccccattagtttagcaaattctttacttaacttatcagtagttgctccaaatattatatcatcaacatatatctgaactaccaagagatctttacctttttctttcaagaacaaagtattgtcaattttatctctcttgtagtcatgctcaagcaaaacTTTTGAtagtctttcataccatgctcttggagcttGCTTGATCCCATATAGTgtcttgtcaagcttgtacacatgatcaggacattccttgctttcaaagtcCGGAGGTTGCTTAACAAACACTTCTTattttagatagccattgaggaaggcactcttgacatacaTTTGGTAaagagtgaattccatgtaagcagcaaaaggtgtgaggagtcttattgcttccaaccttgcaactggagcaaaggtttcatcatagtctatgccttcctcttggctatatccttgaaccaccaatcttgccttgttccttgtaactgttccatcttcatcaagtttgtttccgAAGActcattttgtgccaattactgatttgTCCTTGGGTCTtagtaccagatgccaaacttgactcctttcaaattggttgagttgaTCTTGCATTGTATTTACctagtctgcatcctgcaaagcctcaacaacatttttatgttcaataagagataagaaagcatcaaaagcacaaagattctttaatgaagatctggttttgattccagaggttggatcagtaattatgttctcaatagGATGAGAACTCTGATACTTGTAAGATTTCACAACCAGCTGGTTTCACtttgatgttccttcaatgttgTGTTGCTGAGGAACATGTTCACGGACAGGTTCCTTTGAGGTTTGGGGATCAtttcctagggagtctttaccattattgtgcacaaagcacttgtatccaaatgccctaaggtgGGATATGTTTGGTTTTATCCCTTTAattaactcatagggagtcttctctacaagaggtctagtcatgcacctatttatgatatagCATACAGTGTTTACAGCTTCTGCCTAGAAGCTctggggcagtttactagaaagaagcatagtcctagccatatcttcaagtatcctattctttctttcaactactccattttgttgtggagccCTAGGAGCAgagaaattatgatctatgccatgctcatcacaaaattcaacaaatttagcattctcaaattaaGTGCCATGAttagacctaattgatgcaagttgattacctagttgtttctgagtttttctaacaaaagaggTAAACatatcaaatgcttcatctttagatgttaaaaacaatgtccaagtaaacctagaataatcatcaacaaacaccatcacatatcttttaccacctctacttaatgttctcattggaccacaaagatccatatggactaGTTCCATCATCCTGGCGGTTCTTaccattttcttgcatttaaaagaggatcttacctgcttcccccttgcacaagcctcacaaactttattttccttgaacttgatgttaggcagacctatcaccaggtccttggagactaatttgttgagttcaCTCAGattggcatgtccaagtctcttgtgccaaaggaggggatcattagccaacacacttaagcaagtgagttcattttctgaaagtgtggacaaATATACaacatatatattgttcactattttccctgcaaaacaatcttgtcagtggtaagattactCACAAAGAATTTGGTAGAGGagaatgctaccatgttacctctatcacacaattgtgatacacttattagactgtactttAGTCCATCtgtcaagtagacattctcaatagagtgagaattaGTCTTGCcaacctttccaaccccaatgatctcacttttcttcccatttccaaaggagacatttccTCCTTTGAGGTCATCAAGTGAAAGGAattggttcttgcttcctgtcatatgctttgagcagccactatccatgtaccatatttggttgtttcccttcacttggacctgcaaaaggaaatcaggggttagtcttaggaatccaaactagtttgggtccctttctattgGCAAATGGatgaattaaattctttttagcccaacttggtagcctatttttcccttaaacaaattctttgttcttttggtttgccttttcttttgcagtgcattcacttttatagtgacctgttttaccacagtgtgtgaaaatcttgttctcaggaagtgtgaggtacttgcttttagGATTCCATTTAGGTGCCAgcttcccaaagccaagtcctcttatGTTCCATTTAGgtgccatgaaagtgcatcggaggacctgttccatttataAGTTCGGTGTAGCTCATTCTTGACCTTTCTTAAATCCTCCTTTTACCTAtgttttcttctagagtgagttgtgtgagAACAACTATCCTTTTAcatgttcctaatttcagttttagattttcagatctaagctctaggacagttgagtcaagtgcatgaacctggttcttcaacacaACGTTTTTACTTATagtttcactaaccctaagtttcaggtttttgcacttagccttcaaaatAACACATTCTTTAGGTAGTTGttccttttcattgtttacatcctcagattcatcaattagttTTATAAGTAACTTagataacctttctttagacaataACTTAATTTTGTCTTTGAGATAAATTACACTTATCTCAGTTTCTTCATCtgattctccaatggccataagtaCTTGTTCAtccccatcatcatcatctgagcttttaTCTGAGCTTTTATCTGAGCTTTCTCCCTAAGCagcgaccatagccttggttgatcctttgttgttgcttttcttAGGTTGAACCATTCCTTCTTCTTGTtccttcgttcagctctttccttcttccactcAATTTCCCACTGACAatttttgatgtggtgatcagtctttccacaTTTGTAACATCCATCATTGGCTTTCCTCTCAGGAACTTTTGATTTAAAGGACCATTTCCTTTCCTTATGTACTTCTTGAAATCCTTGGTGATCATAGACacttcatcatcttctagattagaaccttcagtgattctgagtgccagactcctttccttcttaggtacatccattttcatggtttctctcctaagttcataagcagtgagatttccaattaacTCATCCAATGGGAGAGTGgctatgttctttgattcctgaatggcagtgattttgctctcccaagtaacatgcagaacccttgtcaaaatcttctcaactaTATCTTCTTCAGGAATACTCCTTCAAAGAGAATTTAGTTCATGTGTCAATatagtgaaccttgtgtacatctcttgaatggtttccccttccttcatggtAAAGTCctcatattgagaatacagtAGATTTCCTAtggacctcttcacttgaggtgttccttcatgggccacttgtAAAGTGTACCAGGtttccttagcagtagtacaaCTTTGAATTCTACTGTACTCATCTAGACCGAGTCCACAAACAAGTTATTTCTtagctttagcattcttctcccatttcctcaagtcgtctgcagtgcagtcagctcttgtctttggaacctcttctccttcggcatttatcttTACGGTAGCCAGTGGgccatctgtgacaatgtcccatagctcatagtcttcttctatgatgtgatctctcatacccgtttttccaccaagagtaatactggccgttgaagagtggtggcctagcactGGATTGCCCTTTCCAGTTTCAAGATGGTGCACTCTTCTTGATTTTAACCTAAGgtattagcctcttcaaggataacctgctctgataccaattggaGTTTTATACGTCTATTCCACACAAGAGGGgtagtgatttgtgtggtgtatGATTTTCGCGTGTACTGATTActgaaggacctggttcttctaagtgttcTTTAATCTATTGTCGCTAAAATAGTAAGtgcgaaaagtaaagaacacaagtattgttacgtggaaaatacctggcgcaaaaggtgaaaaaaccacgacctataactcagtaggattttccccaacacttcactaaatgaATGAGCCAAAACATCATTTACAAAActttttgtaaacctaaggattaactctaatcccgttgtggcaactaACCTCTAattgttgcgacaacttcaagtttaCTCTCACTTGAATACTgagagtacctattacaattgcctctagataaagctaaaaGGTACAAATTGAAAACcatctactacaattgaactagaataaaagacagacacttggaacttgTTCTTTGATCTGGTTCATATAGCTTCAgcttcgcacacttgaatcacacaaaaattatttgcaaaatgccgtgctattttgctctcaactcacgtttaacttctacTATTGTGCATCACCgtagaatgagaacatcttgCAATATATAGAATTAGTAGAAtgggaaataactagagttctaatgctactcttccttggtgaaagagttctagttatccttaacttctaactcctcccttatcttgaatactgttctctttgagtaaggagtccttctccttatcaattatgcaaccttttctaTCAGGAGATATCAAATataacaagttaagcttatctccttcacgtgcattcctcatgctcgaatctgcccgtgtctgtatacacaagggatggacctggttcatggctgagcttcctttgtcaatcttcaaaacaaaaCTTCACTTGGGACAACACTTGAGAATCTGGATAATATGTACATTCAACCAAATCAAGAAAATGACACACTCTTGAAGCTTAAGTCAGCAGCCTATACTACTTCAGGCCCTCTGTTGCTGCTCACTAACTTCCCTGTTAAGAAACAGTTTTATAAGTGCTCTAGGCTCCATGGTTACATGACTGATGATCCTCGAATGCCTTGTTTTTCGTGTGGCGGAACTATGAATACACTGCTGGAATATGTAGCACCTGCAGAAGAAAATGAGGTAGCATCCAATGGAGGTTTTGTAAAAGGGGTTGTGCCTTATATGGTATTGGATAACTTGGTTGTGAAGCCTATGTCCACTATTTCAAGCATCACTCTGCCGAATGAATTCAACGTTAAGGATGTTAGGGTTCTTAAAGAGAAAGTTGTCACTCTTGGAATGGATgaggtatatatatgtatacggtcaaaattgaGTTTTCCATTCATGTGATTAATctagattggaacatgatggaccgaaggtcgtcattataatatcgagttgTGATGAGAAGTTGGGTTATCAAGGTCCAGATCTAGAGatcgatcaatatcgagctcgagacccagagatcgACCCATACCGAGATCGGCCATGATCGAAATCGAGCTAAGGGATAAAGAGCCATTATGGCCGCacttagggagagaatctcgggcggaaatcaaggaaaagctaattaattaatctatcatgggatccccactatgtatttttaattatacccAAAATAGGATTCCCCCACTCtattaagagtggttatcatttATAAGAGGACATTGATTTATTCACACATTTATTCTAATATATACAGAAGATAAAGCTAATACTATCTTTCTTTTGGTTTTTGGTATTGTAGTCATATTGTTTCTTCTATCAATCGTTCTTCTCCCAATTTGGAGGTGATTAAATttgaaggcttaggctaactaGTTCATCTAGTTTGCATCCATctcttttataactaatttcagtacacatttatttatctttcccgatttgtaccaatttataccacgtatccttagaactgcgtataaattcaactctatccgcttttcgggtaaatagtttggcgcccaccatggggctaagaataatagtggttatttggtaggAATATCTGTGAAATACACTATTTTACTCTTGCTCTTGGAAGTGCCTTTGATTTTAAGTtaaaaatgacgaactctcaattaatggccctacctatcgataacgaagttggccttcaagacgAGAATAACAACCTGACGCCCGGGTATGAAAGTCCACTCATCAACCCAATTGGAACTCGAGCCGTAGATCAAATTGAGGTTAATTCACATGTGTCCATTGAGGCAAACCAATGTTCCGACCCCGAAAAAaggcattcatggtggaactcgatttGCAATTCGAAATACCTAATATgctggagaagacgggatcagtctgcgtatgatttttgaaatgttgcaagctcaataggTAGTGATAGCTCGATTACAGATCCAAAACCAGGCACCGAGCAGGCTCGAGCGTCCACCCCAAGAAGTAacccacaaaacggggccagctgtagtaaggtcaaatgaacaagaatcggggactaatcccgaaattattaagatgcttgaggaattgacaaaacgaatagagttaGGAGAAAGGAGGATTGAAGCAAGCGACCAAAAAGTGGAAaattataactccagggttgatcatatCAAGGGGGAatcaccaatattgaagggcttgaATTCTAAAAAAtttgtacaaaagcctttcccctcgAGCACGACTCCAAAactgatccccaagaagttttgcatgccagaaattcctaaatataatggaacgaccgaccctaacaaacatgtcacctcttacacatgtgccatcaaagagaatgatctagaagatgacgagatcgaatctgtattattaaagaagttcggtgaaaccctgttaaagggagcaatgatatggtatcataatttaccgcctaactctatcgattcctTTGCTATGATTGCAGATtatttcgtaaaagcacatgccaaGCCATAAAGATCGAAACCAGGAAGTCTGATCTTTTTAAGGTAAGGCAAAATGATAACGaaatgctaagagagttcgtatctcgtttccaaatggaacgaatggatctaccaccggccGCAAACAATTGGATCGTTCAaactttcacccaaggactaaacgaacgaatctcgatggcttcacgactgTTGAAGTAGAACTTGATCGAGTACTCGGctgttacttgggccgatgtacacaatcaatatcaatcgaagattagagtcaaagacgaccagttgggttttgtgtccgttattaaaagggacatcgaccgagaagCAAGGTCGAGCAGGTACCGATATTGGCCGTATAACGAAGATCATTAGGGTAGCGAGCCGGGACGCAACCTCATACGAggcgaaaggagaagtgatcaaaGCCAAGGATCTCTGATGAACAAGAGTAGGTTCGATAGGCATACCGGACATAAGGAAGCACCGCGATTATTAGAATaaaacttcaacattgatgcatccaccatcgtatcggctatcgggtacataaaagatactaaatggcctcgacctatgcAATCCGAACCAGCCCAgataaatcccaatcaaatgtgcaagtatcatggaacTCATgtccacagaacggaagattgcacgcagttgagagaggaggtagcccggttattcaatgaagggcaccttctaTAGATTTTAAGTGACTGGGCCAAGAACCATTTCCAAAATAGAGaattcaatagacaaaacgaacaagaagagccacaacacatcatccacatgatcatcggagggatcgatgcCTCCAGGGGCCGGttcttaaacgcactaagatgtcgataATAAGAGAGAAgggatctcgaactcaagattacataCCTAAAGGAACCTTATCCTTTAGTGACAAATACACGAAAGGAATCATGtagccccataacgatgcactggtaatatatgtacttatgaataaaacacaagttaagcgtgtgttaattgatctaggtagttcggccaacatcattggATCAAGAGTCGTAGAGCAACTTGGTCTACAGAACCAGTTCATGCCCGCAACCctagtactaaacggattcaatatggtgTGTGAAACAACTAAGGGTGAGATATATTTTCCAATAAACATGGTTGgtaccatccaagaaatgaagttccacgtgatcgagggtgacatgagataTAACATCCTGTTCGGGAGGCCACatatccacaacatgagagcagtaccctcgaccctgcaccaggttctaaaattcccaacataaGAGGGAATCCAAACGGTCTACAGGgagcaaccagccgcaaaggTAATGTTTTCcatcgatgaagtgattccgatatcatcaCTATCATTGACAAAGGGATCAGATTAGAAGGAGAAacgagacaccaaatagcaattcCAAACGTCAGCCTTGACCCAACTAGAGAAACAggagactgacgaagatgatgattatgggatccctcgatccttcatggtcCCTGATGATTCCAacactaccaaatcaacggtcgaagaactggagaaaATCACGCTAATccaacatgccttcatcaaggatgaggtaaccaaacttcttaaaatagtatccattcgggaagtaaaataccccgaatggctagcaaacgtggtggtagtccctaagaagggaaacaaaagtgtatagattataaagacctgaataaagcatgccctaagtattcttttcctttgcctaatatcgatcgtatgatcgatgccatggcaggccacgagactctcagttttctctatgcctactctgggtaccaccagatacaaatgaacccggaggaccaggaaatgacctcgtttatcactaagtacggtacttactgttataacgtaatgacattcggtctaaaaaatgttggtgcaacttatcaacgcctagtaaaccgaatgtttgaaaaacaaataggaaattcatggaaatttaTATTGacaacatgttagttaagtccctgtgagcataggagcatttaaagcatttgcaggaaaatTTCAAtatactgagggagtacaatatgaagctcaaccccaaaaaatgtgcattcggggttggctcggggaAGTttattggtttcatggtgtccaatcggggaattgagatcaaccctgATAAAATTAAAGctatcgaagatatcacggtagtggataatATAAAGGTCGTACAAAGGCTAATGGGACAGATAGCCGCCCTAggatgattcatttcgagatcctatgataggagccaccgatgcttctcactacttaagaaaaagagcaactttgcatggactccggaatgccaacaggctttGGAGGAATTAAAGCAGTATTTATCaagcccgccgctgcttcataccccgaaagtggacgaaaaactttacttgtacttagctATCTCGGAtatagcagtaagtggagtcctggctcgagaagaacaaggtatcc
It includes:
- the LOC138894147 gene encoding uncharacterized protein, whose product is MAIGESDEETEISVIYLKDKIKLLSKERLSKLLIKLIDESEDVNNEKEQLPKECVILKAKCKNLKLRVSETISKNVVLKNQVQVKGNNQIWYMDSGCSKHMTGSKNQFLSLDDLKGGNVSFGNGKKSEIIGVGKVGKTNSHSIENVYLTDGLKYSLISVSQLCDRGKIVNNIYVVYLSTLSENELTCLSVLANDPLLWHKRLGHANLSELNKLVSKDLVIGLPNIKFKENKVCEACARGKQSSHPIENIITDPTSGIKTRSSLKNLCAFDAFLSLIEHKNVVEALQDAD